From the Roseibium sp. HPY-6 genome, one window contains:
- a CDS encoding PQQ-dependent sugar dehydrogenase — MNARRFFAISTAALSILAAPAALAPAAAQNSVNLETVTDGLSYPWGVAFLPNGGYLVTERDGLLKFVSGDGEQSVVPGTPEVFAQGQGGMLDIALSPNFASDQTVFLTFSQGSPEGAGTSLFRAKLSPEGGGYRLEDGETIFRANNRGYGGRHFGSRLAFAPDGNLFMTLGDRGDGPRSQDTLDHTGSVLRLTADGEPVAGNPFEGSAEHKPEIWSIGHRNPQSAAINPSNGVLWTVEHGARGGDEINIPEAGKNYGWPVISYGKHYTGGKIGEGTAKDGMEQPIHYWDPSIAPSGMAFVNSDLYPDWQGDLLVGALRGRHLSKLELDGDKVVSEQQLLSELGERIRDVRQAPDGYLYVLTDSDDGRLIRLVP; from the coding sequence ATGAATGCCCGCCGTTTTTTCGCAATCTCCACTGCAGCCCTCAGCATTCTGGCCGCTCCGGCCGCGTTGGCACCTGCAGCCGCGCAAAACTCTGTAAACCTGGAAACGGTGACTGACGGCTTGTCTTATCCCTGGGGTGTCGCTTTTCTGCCGAACGGGGGCTACCTGGTAACCGAGCGCGACGGGCTGCTGAAATTCGTATCTGGCGATGGCGAGCAGAGTGTCGTTCCGGGAACGCCGGAAGTCTTTGCACAAGGTCAGGGCGGCATGCTCGACATCGCGCTGAGCCCGAACTTTGCATCCGACCAGACTGTTTTCCTGACATTCTCGCAAGGCTCTCCTGAAGGAGCCGGTACATCACTCTTCCGCGCGAAACTGTCGCCCGAAGGGGGCGGCTATAGGCTGGAAGACGGAGAAACGATCTTCCGGGCCAACAACAGGGGATACGGTGGCCGCCACTTCGGCTCTCGGCTTGCCTTTGCACCCGACGGAAACCTCTTCATGACATTGGGCGACAGAGGCGATGGTCCGCGTTCTCAGGACACACTGGATCATACAGGCTCCGTCCTTCGCTTGACGGCCGACGGTGAACCTGTCGCCGGCAATCCGTTCGAGGGAAGCGCGGAGCATAAACCCGAGATATGGTCTATCGGACACAGGAACCCGCAAAGCGCTGCGATCAATCCTTCAAACGGCGTCCTTTGGACTGTCGAGCATGGTGCACGTGGTGGCGATGAGATCAATATTCCGGAGGCAGGCAAGAACTACGGCTGGCCGGTGATATCGTATGGAAAGCACTATACCGGCGGCAAGATCGGTGAGGGGACAGCCAAGGACGGCATGGAACAGCCCATTCACTATTGGGACCCTTCGATCGCACCCTCCGGAATGGCTTTCGTCAACAGCGACCTCTATCCTGACTGGCAGGGTGACCTTCTGGTCGGTGCGCTGCGTGGCCGGCATCTTTCGAAACTCGAACTGGACGGCGACAAGGTTGTCTCCGAACAACAATTGCTGTCAGAGCTTGGGGAAAGGATCCGCGACGTGCGTCAGGCTCCGGACGGATACCTCTATGTCCTCACCGACAGCGATGACGGCCGTCTGATCAGGCTCGTGCCCTGA
- a CDS encoding PLP-dependent aminotransferase family protein, with product MTTWDSLYARRATRMRASEIRELLKLLDRPDVISFAGGIPDPALFPAHAFKEAYGEILGGPDAEKALQYGISEGSLRLRQWIVRHMQELGVSCGPENILITSGSQQGLDYIGKLFLSEGDTALVQWPTYLGAIQAFNAYELHFDRLDPGTNRPADDYSLRASQKGGAVKFAYLSPDFANPTGLSLGLDERRQILSLAEELACAVIEDAPYESLRYDGEPVPAVLALDCEKSGGIENSRTLYCGSFSKSLSPGLRLGWICAASEVISRLVLIKQASDLNTPVLNQEAMARVAERKFDSHTAHTNKIYRERRDAMLAALERHMPAGVHWSRPEGGMFIWVELPKGMDAAGLLERSVDTVKVAFVPGGAFHPDGSGANTLRLSFSCASPARIEEGISRLGAMIAETVTSGL from the coding sequence ATGACGACCTGGGACAGCCTCTACGCACGACGTGCCACCCGCATGCGCGCTTCTGAAATCCGTGAACTTTTGAAGCTCCTCGACCGTCCGGATGTGATTTCGTTTGCCGGCGGCATTCCGGACCCTGCGCTCTTTCCGGCACACGCTTTCAAGGAAGCCTATGGCGAAATCCTGGGCGGGCCTGATGCGGAAAAGGCGCTTCAATACGGCATCAGCGAAGGCAGTCTGAGGCTGCGCCAATGGATTGTCAGGCACATGCAGGAACTCGGCGTCTCATGCGGCCCCGAGAACATTCTCATCACCTCCGGGTCCCAGCAGGGCCTCGACTACATCGGCAAGCTGTTTTTGTCGGAAGGCGACACGGCGCTGGTGCAATGGCCGACCTATCTTGGCGCGATCCAGGCTTTCAACGCCTATGAGCTGCACTTCGACCGGTTGGATCCGGGCACAAACCGGCCGGCGGATGACTATTCGTTGAGGGCGTCGCAAAAGGGCGGAGCCGTGAAATTTGCATATCTGTCGCCGGACTTTGCGAATCCGACGGGCCTTTCGCTCGGTCTGGACGAGCGCAGGCAAATCCTCTCGCTTGCAGAAGAACTCGCCTGCGCGGTCATAGAAGACGCTCCCTACGAGAGCCTGCGCTACGATGGCGAGCCGGTGCCCGCGGTCCTCGCGCTGGACTGTGAGAAAAGCGGAGGCATCGAAAACAGCCGGACGCTTTATTGCGGCAGCTTCTCCAAGTCGCTTTCGCCCGGACTGCGTCTTGGTTGGATCTGCGCAGCCTCCGAAGTCATTTCCAGGCTGGTTCTGATCAAACAGGCGAGCGACCTGAACACACCTGTTCTCAACCAGGAAGCAATGGCGCGTGTCGCCGAGCGAAAATTCGACAGCCATACGGCGCATACCAATAAGATCTACAGGGAGCGCCGCGATGCGATGCTTGCCGCCTTGGAGCGGCATATGCCGGCCGGAGTGCATTGGTCGAGACCGGAAGGTGGCATGTTCATCTGGGTCGAGCTACCGAAGGGAATGGACGCTGCCGGATTGCTGGAACGGTCGGTTGATACCGTCAAGGTTGCATTTGTCCCGGGAGGCGCGTTTCATCCAGATGGGAGTGGTGCCAACACACTACGGTTGAGCTTTTCTTGCGCCAGCCCTGCTCGAATTGAAGAGGGAATTTCACGTCTTGGCGCGATGATTGCCGAAACTGTCACGTCGGGGCTGTAA
- a CDS encoding electron transfer flavoprotein-ubiquinone oxidoreductase: MSEQDALGERESMDVDVVIVGAGPAGLAAAIRLKQIANEKGEELSVVVLEKGSEVGAHILSGAVIDPIALDQLLPEWREEDTPIKTAVTADHFLVLGPAGSMRLPNLFMPKLMNNHGNYIVSLGNVCRWLAEKAEALGVEIYPGFAAAELLYDDEGKVLGVATGDMGIGRDGKPNAMFTRGMELRGKYTLIGEGARGSLAKQLIEKFDLDKDSDVPKFGIGIKELWQVDPEKHQLGLVQHSFGWPLDGKTGGGSFLYHLEDNQVAVGFVVHLNYENPWLSPFDEFQRFKTHPAIRDTFEGGKRISYGARAITEGGYQSVPKLSFPGGLLMGCSAGFVNVPRIKGSHNAMLSGMLAAEEVMSAIGRGEAHSELTHFDTAWRESAIGNDLKNVRNAKPLWSKFGTWLGIGLGGLDMWTNELFGFSFFGTMKHGKRDSETLKPAKDCKKIDYPKPDGVVSFDKLSSVFLSNTNHEEDQPIHLKVSDLAVQKSSEHDVFAGPSNRYCPAGVYEWVEEGEDAPRFQINSQNCVHCKTCDIKDPNRNITWTVPEGAGGPNYPNM; this comes from the coding sequence ATGAGCGAACAAGACGCGCTTGGTGAACGCGAAAGCATGGATGTCGACGTTGTGATCGTCGGAGCAGGCCCGGCCGGCCTTGCCGCAGCGATCCGGCTGAAACAGATTGCGAACGAAAAGGGCGAAGAACTAAGCGTTGTCGTGCTGGAAAAAGGTTCGGAAGTGGGTGCGCACATCCTTTCTGGCGCCGTTATCGATCCGATCGCTCTCGATCAGCTGCTGCCGGAGTGGCGCGAAGAGGATACGCCGATCAAAACGGCGGTGACCGCTGATCATTTTCTGGTTCTAGGCCCTGCGGGTTCCATGCGGCTGCCCAATCTGTTCATGCCCAAGCTCATGAACAATCACGGCAATTACATCGTCTCCCTTGGCAATGTGTGTCGCTGGTTGGCGGAAAAAGCCGAAGCGCTCGGTGTGGAGATTTATCCGGGTTTTGCGGCAGCCGAACTGCTTTACGATGATGAGGGCAAAGTCCTCGGTGTCGCGACCGGCGACATGGGGATCGGCCGCGACGGCAAACCCAACGCCATGTTTACGCGCGGCATGGAACTGCGTGGCAAGTACACCCTCATCGGCGAAGGTGCCCGCGGATCTCTTGCCAAGCAGCTGATCGAGAAATTCGACCTCGACAAGGACAGTGACGTGCCGAAATTCGGGATCGGCATCAAGGAACTCTGGCAGGTTGATCCGGAAAAGCACCAACTCGGCCTCGTTCAGCACTCCTTCGGCTGGCCGCTCGACGGCAAGACCGGCGGCGGTTCGTTCCTCTATCACCTGGAAGACAATCAGGTCGCCGTCGGGTTCGTCGTTCACCTCAACTACGAAAATCCCTGGCTGTCACCTTTCGACGAGTTCCAGCGCTTCAAGACACATCCCGCAATCCGGGACACTTTTGAAGGTGGCAAACGCATCTCGTACGGCGCAAGGGCGATTACTGAGGGCGGCTACCAGTCGGTTCCAAAGCTCTCCTTTCCCGGCGGTCTTTTGATGGGGTGTTCTGCAGGATTCGTGAACGTTCCGCGCATCAAGGGATCGCACAACGCCATGCTGTCGGGCATGCTCGCCGCCGAGGAAGTCATGTCGGCCATCGGCCGCGGCGAGGCTCACTCTGAGCTTACCCATTTTGACACGGCCTGGCGTGAAAGCGCGATCGGCAACGATCTGAAAAATGTCCGTAATGCCAAGCCACTTTGGTCGAAGTTCGGCACCTGGCTCGGGATCGGTCTTGGCGGTCTCGACATGTGGACGAATGAATTGTTCGGCTTCTCCTTTTTCGGCACGATGAAGCACGGCAAGCGTGATTCCGAAACGCTGAAACCGGCGAAGGATTGCAAGAAGATCGACTATCCGAAACCGGATGGCGTTGTTTCCTTTGACAAACTGTCTTCGGTGTTCCTGTCGAACACCAACCACGAAGAAGACCAGCCGATCCATCTGAAAGTCAGCGACCTGGCCGTTCAGAAGTCCTCCGAACACGATGTTTTCGCTGGTCCGTCAAACCGCTATTGCCCTGCAGGCGTTTACGAGTGGGTCGAAGAAGGCGAAGACGCGCCGCGTTTCCAGATCAACTCGCAAAACTGCGTGCACTGCAAAACATGCGACATCAAAGACCCGAACCGTAACATCACCTGGACAGTGCCGGAGGGCGCAGGCGGGCCGAATTACCCGAACATGTAA
- the moaB gene encoding molybdenum cofactor biosynthesis protein B: protein MSRIDDSRPFIPLNIAVLTVSDTRKPEDDRSGNTLADRLTKAGHVLADRKIVQDDIPAIQDTVRTWIADEGVDVIISTGGTGFTGRDVTPEAMEPLFEKRMDGFSEVFHRISYDKIGTSTIQSRATGGVAGATYIFALPGSPGACKDAWDGILKMQLDYRHMPCNFVEIMPRLDEHLKRGKLQEA from the coding sequence ATGTCGCGAATTGATGACTCCCGACCCTTCATCCCGCTGAACATCGCCGTCCTGACTGTCTCGGACACACGCAAGCCTGAAGATGACAGGTCTGGGAACACACTGGCGGACCGGTTGACAAAGGCGGGACACGTGCTTGCTGACCGCAAGATCGTCCAGGATGACATTCCGGCCATTCAGGACACGGTCCGCACCTGGATCGCCGATGAAGGCGTTGATGTGATCATTTCGACGGGCGGCACCGGATTCACAGGACGGGATGTAACGCCGGAAGCCATGGAACCTCTTTTCGAAAAACGCATGGACGGGTTTTCCGAGGTCTTTCACCGAATTTCTTACGACAAGATCGGGACCTCGACGATCCAGTCCCGCGCAACGGGTGGTGTTGCCGGTGCAACTTATATCTTTGCCCTTCCCGGCTCGCCCGGCGCCTGCAAGGACGCCTGGGACGGGATTTTGAAGATGCAGCTCGATTACCGCCACATGCCATGCAACTTCGTGGAAATCATGCCCCGTCTGGATGAGCACCTGAAACGCGGGAAGCTGCAGGAAGCCTGA
- a CDS encoding DEAD/DEAH box helicase, producing the protein MTDFHNLGLSDGLLKAISENGYASPTPIQEKAIPLILEGRDLMGLAQTGTGKTAAFGLPLIDRLLADNEAARPKGTRALILAPTRELVNQIAKNLIAYLKATPLRVSSVVGGVSINGQIKRLSKGTDILVATPGRLLDLVDRKAVDLGTASYLVLDEADQMLDLGFIHALRRIAGLVRDDRQTLLFSATMPKQIADLARTYLHDPVRVEVVPAGRTADKVTQSVHFMDQKSKTDFLLHQLQSNPDGLSLVFCRTKHGAERLMRKLSQGGIAAGSIHGNKSQNQRDRAIRDLKDGKINVLVATDVAARGIDIPGVSHVFNFELPEVAEAYVHRIGRTARAGADGEAVALCAPEEIGLFRQIEKLIGIDIPVAGGEVPPLSAAASRGKRGGQNRGGHAKQPSKKPAHKRSSKGHNDNAASRPSKRRRPNNRKNAA; encoded by the coding sequence TTGACCGATTTTCACAACCTGGGACTTTCCGATGGCCTGTTGAAGGCAATTTCGGAAAACGGCTACGCTTCTCCCACGCCGATCCAGGAAAAAGCTATTCCCCTCATTCTTGAAGGGCGCGACCTCATGGGGCTCGCGCAAACGGGCACCGGCAAAACCGCAGCCTTCGGACTGCCGCTGATTGACCGCCTGCTGGCCGACAATGAAGCTGCACGGCCTAAGGGAACCCGGGCCCTGATACTGGCCCCGACCCGGGAACTTGTGAACCAGATCGCAAAAAACCTGATTGCCTATCTGAAAGCGACGCCCTTGCGCGTTTCATCCGTTGTTGGCGGCGTGTCGATTAACGGGCAGATCAAGCGGCTTTCAAAAGGAACCGATATTCTGGTAGCTACACCTGGCCGCCTGCTTGACCTGGTCGACCGCAAGGCAGTCGATCTTGGAACGGCGTCTTATCTGGTTCTGGACGAGGCCGACCAGATGCTGGATCTCGGCTTCATTCATGCACTGCGCAGGATCGCCGGGCTGGTCCGGGACGACCGGCAAACGCTTCTGTTTTCAGCAACGATGCCGAAACAGATCGCGGACCTGGCCCGCACTTATCTGCACGATCCTGTGCGGGTTGAAGTCGTCCCCGCTGGTCGTACTGCGGACAAGGTCACGCAGTCGGTGCATTTCATGGATCAAAAATCCAAGACCGATTTTCTTCTCCACCAATTGCAATCCAACCCAGACGGATTGTCGCTGGTATTCTGCCGGACCAAGCATGGTGCGGAGCGGTTGATGCGCAAGCTTTCACAAGGCGGCATAGCAGCGGGCTCCATTCATGGAAACAAGAGCCAGAACCAGCGTGACAGAGCCATTCGTGACCTGAAGGATGGCAAGATCAACGTTCTTGTTGCAACTGATGTTGCAGCGCGTGGTATCGACATTCCTGGCGTGAGTCATGTCTTCAATTTCGAGTTGCCGGAAGTCGCCGAAGCTTATGTGCATCGCATCGGCAGAACCGCGCGTGCGGGAGCCGACGGTGAGGCGGTCGCACTGTGCGCTCCTGAGGAAATAGGGCTGTTTCGCCAGATCGAGAAACTGATCGGGATCGACATTCCGGTTGCCGGAGGTGAGGTTCCTCCGCTCTCCGCTGCTGCCAGCCGTGGAAAGCGCGGTGGTCAGAACAGGGGCGGCCATGCCAAACAGCCGTCCAAGAAACCCGCACACAAACGGTCTTCAAAAGGGCACAACGACAATGCCGCTTCAAGGCCTTCGAAGCGTCGTAGACCCAACAACCGCAAGAATGCGGCCTGA
- a CDS encoding GNAT family N-acetyltransferase — translation MSVSLRPTDITDADAVSSLLVKSYAALLADAYDQETLDAALPLITVAQPDLLTSGTYYLCETSAGQIVGVGGWTKHSPTGQDDTASNGNIRHFGTDPDHVGKGIGRTLMDRCVADATATGLSELNCYSTLNGEAFYRACGFLPVEPYSLKLPGGVIFPSVRMTRTL, via the coding sequence ATGTCCGTTTCGCTCCGCCCGACCGACATCACTGATGCTGACGCTGTCTCCTCTTTGCTTGTCAAAAGCTATGCGGCGCTGCTTGCGGACGCATACGACCAGGAGACGCTGGACGCTGCACTCCCCCTGATCACTGTCGCGCAACCCGATCTGCTAACGTCCGGCACATACTATCTGTGCGAAACGTCTGCCGGCCAGATCGTGGGTGTCGGCGGATGGACGAAACACTCCCCGACCGGACAGGACGACACGGCTTCGAACGGCAACATCAGGCACTTCGGTACCGATCCCGACCATGTCGGCAAGGGTATCGGCCGGACCTTGATGGACCGGTGCGTTGCGGATGCCACAGCAACCGGGCTAAGCGAACTCAATTGCTATTCAACGCTGAACGGCGAAGCGTTCTACCGCGCGTGCGGTTTTCTGCCTGTCGAGCCATATTCCCTCAAACTACCGGGTGGTGTCATCTTTCCTTCCGTCCGCATGACCCGAACCTTGTAA
- a CDS encoding chorismate mutase — protein sequence MVNVKTPVDCLTKEDVRDEIDRLDEKLVRLFAERQGFVRRMSELKQHPDEAFDAERIEKMIAVIRKRAEELGLEADQVDLVWRTLIDWNIAFEQRVIAHRLEKSA from the coding sequence ATGGTGAACGTGAAAACGCCTGTGGACTGCCTCACCAAAGAAGACGTTCGTGATGAAATCGATCGGCTCGACGAAAAACTCGTTCGGCTGTTCGCGGAGCGACAAGGCTTCGTGCGGCGAATGTCGGAGCTCAAACAGCATCCCGATGAAGCTTTCGATGCGGAACGCATCGAAAAGATGATTGCCGTTATCAGGAAGCGGGCCGAGGAACTTGGTCTTGAAGCCGATCAGGTGGATCTCGTCTGGCGCACGCTGATCGACTGGAACATAGCCTTCGAGCAGCGCGTGATTGCGCACCGCCTCGAAAAGAGCGCTTGA
- a CDS encoding serine hydrolase: MVTRRVLLSSLLAAVFPPAAADARGMDAAPSARADGWPVAEPASARLDPQALSELIEMIDAGVSARNIHAVLVEHKGRLVFEHYWPGEDGEYGYVEHGPETLHDIRSVTKSVTSLLLGVALDGSAESTLSRPIGSFFPEARNLAGELKAVTLHHVLTMTAGFAWNETIVPYNSQNDFIRLLTGDDPIAFTLAKEFLDAPGRRWLYNSGLSELVGGVIEKLTGMALTDYANRVLFEPLQISDYEWWRPTAWPSDHFPSASAGLRLRARDLAKVGSLMLHSGRWRGRQLVPEDWIEISTARHVANSWERYGYGYFWFPGVLYTGHKVIMASGWGDQRLYVVPDAGLVITIFAGNYESGGGVAGERIAGRIVRALR, from the coding sequence ATGGTCACGCGGCGTGTCCTTTTGTCCAGCCTGTTGGCTGCCGTTTTTCCGCCGGCGGCGGCAGATGCGCGCGGCATGGATGCCGCGCCTTCCGCACGTGCAGATGGCTGGCCCGTTGCAGAACCCGCCAGTGCCAGGCTCGATCCGCAAGCGCTCTCAGAACTCATCGAAATGATCGATGCGGGCGTGAGTGCGCGGAATATCCACGCAGTGCTTGTGGAACATAAGGGGCGATTGGTTTTCGAACATTACTGGCCGGGCGAAGATGGTGAGTACGGCTACGTCGAGCATGGACCCGAAACACTGCACGATATTCGGTCGGTCACAAAAAGCGTGACATCGCTCCTTTTGGGAGTTGCGCTTGACGGTTCGGCGGAAAGCACTCTCTCCCGCCCGATCGGGAGTTTCTTCCCCGAAGCGCGCAACCTGGCGGGAGAGCTGAAAGCGGTGACTTTGCACCATGTTCTTACGATGACGGCCGGCTTCGCGTGGAATGAAACGATCGTTCCCTACAATAGTCAAAACGATTTTATCCGGCTTCTGACGGGTGATGATCCTATTGCTTTTACATTGGCCAAAGAGTTTCTTGATGCGCCTGGTCGCCGCTGGCTCTACAACAGCGGCTTGAGCGAACTTGTCGGCGGCGTGATCGAAAAGCTGACGGGAATGGCGCTGACTGATTACGCCAATAGGGTTCTCTTCGAGCCGCTCCAGATCTCCGACTATGAGTGGTGGCGTCCAACAGCTTGGCCGTCGGATCATTTCCCAAGCGCTTCGGCAGGACTGCGCCTGCGGGCCAGGGATCTGGCCAAGGTCGGCTCGCTCATGTTGCATTCCGGTAGGTGGCGTGGCCGGCAACTGGTGCCGGAAGACTGGATTGAGATATCTACCGCCCGACACGTTGCCAATTCGTGGGAACGATATGGTTATGGTTATTTCTGGTTCCCCGGGGTGCTTTACACCGGGCACAAGGTGATCATGGCCTCCGGGTGGGGCGATCAGCGGCTCTATGTCGTGCCCGACGCAGGATTGGTAATCACGATCTTCGCCGGAAACTATGAAAGCGGGGGCGGCGTGGCCGGAGAACGGATCGCGGGCCGGATCGTTCGCGCGCTGCGTTGA
- a CDS encoding ceramidase domain-containing protein, translated as MDLTQQLDNYCERIGPEFWSEPLNAITNAAFLIAAAVAFLIWRRKTPDDWVGLALIVILAAIGIGSFLFHTFATVWAVLADVIPIVIFIHVYLYVALIRYLELAWWASLGIVVAFLVATVLFADTLFAPLVGSSAGYVPALLAIFVVGTLFARKDKKLGAQVLLTGLVFLASLTFRTLDEPLCSHIEFGIHFMWHILNAVVLFLLIRVLIFQRAG; from the coding sequence ATGGATCTGACGCAGCAGCTTGACAATTACTGTGAACGTATCGGACCTGAATTCTGGTCGGAACCGTTGAATGCCATAACCAACGCTGCCTTCCTGATCGCGGCCGCAGTCGCATTTCTGATTTGGCGCAGAAAGACACCTGACGATTGGGTGGGCCTTGCGTTGATCGTGATTCTCGCCGCAATCGGTATCGGTTCCTTCCTCTTCCACACGTTTGCAACGGTGTGGGCGGTGCTCGCCGATGTCATTCCGATCGTCATCTTCATTCACGTTTATCTCTATGTCGCGCTCATTCGTTACCTTGAGCTTGCCTGGTGGGCCTCTCTCGGGATTGTCGTCGCCTTCCTCGTCGCAACGGTCCTGTTCGCGGACACGCTTTTCGCACCGCTTGTTGGTTCGTCGGCGGGATACGTACCCGCCCTTCTGGCGATTTTCGTGGTTGGTACTTTGTTTGCCCGCAAGGACAAGAAGCTCGGAGCTCAGGTCCTCCTGACAGGTCTTGTCTTCCTGGCATCGCTGACGTTCCGCACGCTGGACGAGCCGCTCTGTTCCCATATCGAGTTCGGAATTCATTTCATGTGGCATATCCTGAACGCCGTTGTGCTGTTTTTGCTAATACGGGTTCTCATTTTCCAGCGCGCCGGGTAA
- a CDS encoding NADP-dependent malic enzyme: protein MSDSNKTEHDLTEAALFYHEHPKPGKLEIQPTKPLGNQRDLALAYSPGVAAPCLEIAEDPAKAAHYTSRANLVAVISNGTAVLGLGNIGPLASKPVMEGKAVLFKKFAGIDVFDIEVDETDVDKFVDAVSVLEPTFGGINLEDIKAPECFMVEARLREKMNIPVFHDDQHGTAIIVGAAVRNGLHLAGKKIEDAKIVASGAGAAALACLNMLVSLGAKRENIWITDIEGVVYEGREKLMDEWKSVFAQPTDKRTLDDIIEGADVFLGLSVGGVLKPHMVEKMGKGPLILALANPNPEIMPEDALSVRDDVVMCTGRSDYPNQVNNVLCFPFIFRGALDVGATTINEEMKRAAVEAIAGLAQEEPSDVVARAYGGKTETFGPNYLIPSPFDQRLILRIAPAVAKAAMESGVATRPITDFDAYYDRLNRFVFRSGLIMKPIIQNASKDPKKIIYAEGEDERVLRAAQVLIEDHIAKPILVGRPDVLKQRCERFGLKIRPDVDFEYVNPQEDPRYRDYVDEYFECVGRLGMPPNAARTVVRTNATVISALAVRRGDADAVICGLEGRFIRHLRDIKQVIGVCETAKDLSAMSLLINSQGALFMSDTFVTENPTAVEISEMAVLAAEEIRRFGIEPKIALLSMSNFGSRDTASSRKMREALELIWERHPELEADGEMHGDSALSEALRESVMPGSKLKGEANLLLFPNLDSANIAHNLLKVATQALHVGPILLGAAKTAHILTPSVTSRGVVNMSALACVEAQTRLAD, encoded by the coding sequence ATGAGCGACAGCAACAAGACTGAACACGATCTGACCGAAGCAGCCCTCTTCTATCACGAGCATCCCAAGCCCGGGAAACTTGAGATCCAGCCGACGAAACCGCTCGGCAACCAGCGCGACCTCGCGCTGGCCTATTCTCCGGGCGTCGCCGCGCCCTGCCTTGAAATCGCCGAAGATCCCGCAAAGGCGGCGCACTACACGTCCCGCGCCAACCTTGTCGCGGTGATTTCAAATGGTACGGCCGTGCTCGGCCTCGGCAATATCGGACCTCTCGCCTCAAAGCCGGTCATGGAAGGCAAGGCGGTCCTGTTCAAGAAGTTTGCCGGGATCGACGTTTTTGACATCGAGGTGGACGAAACCGATGTCGACAAGTTTGTTGACGCCGTTTCGGTGCTGGAGCCCACTTTCGGCGGCATTAATCTGGAAGACATAAAAGCGCCCGAGTGCTTCATGGTCGAAGCGCGTTTGCGGGAAAAGATGAACATCCCGGTGTTCCATGACGATCAGCATGGAACCGCCATCATCGTCGGCGCTGCAGTCCGTAACGGTCTTCACCTTGCGGGTAAGAAGATTGAAGACGCCAAGATCGTCGCGTCCGGCGCAGGCGCGGCGGCACTCGCGTGCCTGAACATGCTGGTGTCGCTCGGCGCTAAGCGCGAAAACATCTGGATCACCGACATCGAAGGCGTCGTTTATGAAGGCCGCGAAAAGCTCATGGACGAGTGGAAGTCGGTATTTGCACAGCCAACCGACAAGCGCACCCTGGACGATATCATCGAGGGTGCTGATGTTTTTCTCGGTCTGTCTGTCGGCGGCGTGCTCAAGCCGCATATGGTCGAGAAAATGGGCAAGGGGCCGCTCATTCTCGCGCTTGCCAATCCGAATCCGGAAATCATGCCGGAGGACGCATTGTCCGTACGCGATGATGTTGTCATGTGCACGGGCAGGTCAGACTACCCGAACCAGGTGAACAACGTTCTCTGTTTTCCGTTCATTTTCCGCGGTGCGCTCGATGTCGGCGCAACAACGATCAACGAGGAAATGAAACGGGCAGCTGTTGAGGCGATCGCAGGACTGGCGCAGGAAGAACCTTCCGATGTTGTGGCGCGTGCGTACGGTGGCAAGACGGAAACCTTCGGGCCCAATTACCTGATCCCGTCCCCGTTTGACCAAAGGCTGATCCTGCGCATTGCGCCTGCTGTTGCCAAGGCGGCGATGGAGTCCGGCGTCGCGACCCGTCCGATTACGGACTTCGATGCCTATTACGACAGGCTGAACCGTTTCGTCTTCCGGTCGGGCCTGATCATGAAGCCGATCATTCAGAACGCTTCGAAAGATCCGAAAAAGATCATTTATGCCGAAGGGGAAGACGAACGTGTGCTGCGCGCCGCGCAGGTGCTGATCGAAGACCATATTGCAAAACCCATCCTGGTCGGACGGCCCGATGTCCTCAAGCAGCGCTGTGAACGCTTTGGCCTCAAGATCCGTCCCGATGTCGATTTTGAATACGTCAACCCGCAGGAAGATCCGCGGTACCGCGACTATGTAGATGAGTATTTCGAATGCGTCGGACGCCTCGGCATGCCACCCAATGCCGCCCGCACGGTTGTGCGCACCAACGCAACAGTCATCTCGGCCCTCGCGGTCCGGCGCGGTGATGCAGACGCCGTCATATGCGGTTTGGAAGGGCGCTTCATTCGCCATCTTCGCGACATCAAGCAAGTCATCGGCGTTTGTGAAACGGCCAAGGACCTGTCGGCAATGTCGCTGCTGATCAACAGCCAGGGTGCGCTGTTCATGTCGGATACGTTCGTCACCGAGAACCCTACCGCTGTCGAGATTTCGGAAATGGCGGTTCTAGCAGCTGAAGAAATCCGGCGCTTTGGCATCGAGCCGAAGATCGCCCTGCTGTCCATGTCCAATTTCGGCTCAAGGGATACGGCTTCCTCGCGCAAGATGCGTGAAGCGCTTGAACTGATCTGGGAACGCCATCCCGAGCTCGAAGCCGACGGCGAGATGCACGGCGATTCCGCTCTCAGCGAGGCTTTGCGCGAGAGTGTCATGCCGGGCAGCAAATTGAAGGGGGAGGCCAATCTGCTGCTTTTCCCGAACCTTGATTCCGCCAATATCGCGCACAACCTTCTGAAGGTCGCGACACAAGCGCTTCACGTCGGTCCAATTCTGCTCGGCGCTGCGAAGACGGCGCACATTCTGACACCGTCGGTGACCTCGCGCGGGGTCGTCAACATGTCGGCGCTCGCTTGCGTGGAAGCCCAGACACGGCTGGCCGACTGA